Proteins found in one Silene latifolia isolate original U9 population unplaced genomic scaffold, ASM4854445v1 scaffold_20.1, whole genome shotgun sequence genomic segment:
- the LOC141638402 gene encoding AP2/ERF and B3 domain-containing transcription factor At1g51120-like, which translates to MEDVTKLSTMLTLDDSDSVSSDSSPSQRPTSKYKGVVPQANGNWGAQIYANHRIWLGTFKTEDLAAAAYDSAAIKLRHGNSGDPDRNFPLNDFTCYEPDFQALYTTDQILNMIKDGSYQSKFCGYLSMAQVNGFSQTRPDNNNSLSPKEGYFCEELFRKELTPSDVGKLNRLVIPKRYALKYFNHVELGGQELELTFYDKSMKNWKFKYCYWQSSSSYVFTRGWNGFVKSKDLKAKDIVAFYNCELRGNNNNGNNVVTKFYMIDIIGFNEGEGSSSRREDLEEDVANDEELQANKVKVEEITTLENEDKGFKLFGVQMLPQNCNRD; encoded by the coding sequence ATGGAAGATGTGACGAAGTTGAGCACAATGTTAACGTTAGATGATTCAGATTCAGTTAGCTCGGATTCTTCACCATCACAAAGGCCCACTTCAAAATACAAAGGGGTTGTCCCCCAAGCAAATGGTAATTGGGGTGCCCAAATATACGCAAACCACCGCATTTGGCTAGGCACCTTCAAGACGGAGGACTTGGCTGCCGCTGCCTATGATAGCGCGGCCATTAAACTTCGGCATGGCAACTCGGGAGATCCAGATAGGAACTTTCCTTTGAATGACTTCACTTGTTACGAGCCAGACTTCCAAGCACTCTATACAACTGACCAAATCTTGAATATGATCAAAGATGGATCCTACCAATCAAAGTTTTGTGGGTACCTCTCAATGGCCCAAGTTAATGGTTTTTCTCAAACAAGGCCCGATAATAATAATAGCCTAAGCCCAAAAGAAGGTTATTTTTGCGAAGAACTGTTTAGAAAGGAATTAACACCAAGCGATGTTGGAAAACTTAACAGGCTTGTGATCCCAAAGCGGTATGCCCTCAAGTATTTCAATCATGTCGAGCTTGGTGGTCAAGAATTGGAACTAACTTTCTATGATAAATCAATGAAGAATTGGAAGTTTAAGTATTGTTATTGGCAAAGTAGCTCTAGCTATGTTTTTACAAGAGGTTGGAATGGTTTTGTTAAGAGTAAGGATTTGAAGGCCAAGGACATTGTGGCTTTCTATAATTGTGAGTTAAggggtaataataataatggtaataatGTTGTTACAAAATTTTATATGATTGATATTATTGGTTTTAATGAAGGTGAAGGAAGTTCTTCTAGAAGAGAAGATTTGGAGGAAGATGTTGCTAATGATGAGGAATTGCAAGCAAACAAGGTTAAAGTAGAGGAAATTACAACTCTTGAAAATGAAGACAAGGGCTTTAAACTTTTTGGTGTGCAAATGTTGCCTCAAAATTGTAATAGGGATTAG